A single region of the Rathayibacter rathayi genome encodes:
- a CDS encoding TetR/AcrR family transcriptional regulator has product MPPTLDERPPREAILAAADRLYYERGIQSVGMDELRTAAGVSLKRLYSAFPSKESVIVAVLHGRHEQWTLGVSARVAAASEPRGRLLAIYDFLFDWFSEDSFRGCGFINAFGELGSSNPAVAEMAREHKESFQRFLATLAEEAGGGAELASQLAILAEGAQTTAAIAGTPDAALHARRAAEILIDAETRPA; this is encoded by the coding sequence ATGCCCCCGACCCTCGACGAGCGCCCTCCCCGCGAGGCGATCCTCGCGGCCGCCGACCGCCTCTACTACGAGCGTGGCATCCAGTCGGTCGGAATGGACGAGCTGCGCACCGCCGCGGGGGTCTCGCTCAAGCGCCTCTACTCCGCCTTCCCGAGCAAGGAGTCGGTGATCGTCGCGGTACTGCACGGCCGGCACGAGCAGTGGACGCTCGGCGTGAGCGCCCGAGTCGCCGCGGCCAGCGAACCGCGCGGCAGACTACTCGCGATCTATGACTTCCTCTTCGACTGGTTCTCGGAGGACTCGTTCCGAGGCTGCGGCTTCATCAACGCTTTCGGCGAGTTGGGGTCCTCGAACCCGGCAGTCGCTGAGATGGCACGCGAGCACAAGGAGTCGTTCCAGCGGTTCCTCGCGACACTCGCGGAGGAGGCGGGAGGCGGCGCCGAACTCGCGTCGCAGCTCGCGATCCTCGCGGAGGGTGCCCAGACCACCGCAGCCATCGCCGGCACCCCCGACGCCGCCCTGCACGCCCGCCGCGCCGCCGAGATCCTCATCGACGCGGAGACCCGCCCCGCCTGA
- a CDS encoding DUF3817 domain-containing protein, producing MSPRHLFRLLSIVEAVTWTLLIVGMLLKYAIGVGDWLSVAGPIHGFAFLASAAAALVLAVNQRWTTGATALAVASAVVPYAVVPYAVVPYAVVPYAVVPLERAFERRGLLKGPWRTRASDDPRDQRVTSRLLRWALGRPVLAGAFVLALVAVVFTALLVVGPPEGGEA from the coding sequence GTGAGCCCGCGCCACCTCTTCCGCCTGCTGTCGATCGTCGAGGCGGTGACCTGGACCCTCCTGATCGTCGGGATGCTGCTGAAGTACGCGATCGGAGTCGGCGACTGGCTGAGCGTCGCCGGACCGATCCACGGCTTCGCGTTCCTCGCCTCCGCAGCCGCGGCGCTCGTACTCGCGGTCAACCAGCGCTGGACGACCGGTGCGACGGCGCTCGCGGTGGCCAGCGCGGTCGTCCCGTACGCGGTCGTCCCGTACGCGGTCGTCCCGTACGCGGTCGTCCCGTACGCGGTCGTCCCGCTCGAGCGCGCCTTCGAGCGCCGCGGGCTGCTGAAGGGACCGTGGCGCACCCGCGCGAGCGACGACCCGCGCGACCAGCGTGTGACGAGCCGCCTCCTCCGCTGGGCCCTGGGGCGACCGGTGCTCGCGGGTGCGTTTGTGCTCGCGCTCGTCGCCGTGGTGTTCACGGCGCTCCTGGTGGTCGGACCGCCGGAGGGCGGGGAGGCGTGA
- a CDS encoding DNA-3-methyladenine glycosylase family protein — protein sequence MNATCSLDLPARGPFDSAGAANLFRNHALPGVERVSADGRHLERLLTLDGAAHPVALEVTETGLRVTAQPGVLTAAAAAVRAWCDLDSDVLAIGRELSRDPLLARSVAARPGLRATQYPEAFEAAVMAVLGQQVSVAAARTFGGRTAAAFGVQGERGLLAFPTPTALLAPEFEALRSAIGITNARARTVRAVAAAFAAGPVLDRAGDRAQQRRVLLAIPGVGPWTADYLALRFLGDPDAFPAGDLVLRKALGRVSTAEAEAASQAWRPHRAYAAFHLWASTGAV from the coding sequence CTGAACGCGACCTGCTCCCTCGACCTGCCGGCCCGCGGTCCGTTCGATTCCGCGGGCGCCGCGAACCTCTTTCGCAACCACGCCCTGCCCGGAGTGGAGCGGGTCTCGGCCGACGGCCGGCACCTGGAGCGCCTGCTCACCCTCGACGGTGCTGCGCACCCGGTCGCACTGGAGGTGACGGAGACGGGGCTGCGAGTCACGGCGCAGCCCGGCGTGCTAACGGCGGCGGCTGCGGCCGTCCGCGCCTGGTGTGACCTCGACTCCGACGTGCTGGCGATCGGCCGAGAGCTCTCCCGCGATCCGCTGCTCGCGCGCTCGGTCGCTGCCCGGCCGGGGCTGCGCGCGACGCAGTACCCGGAGGCGTTCGAGGCGGCGGTGATGGCCGTGCTCGGCCAGCAGGTGTCGGTCGCCGCCGCCCGCACCTTCGGCGGTCGGACGGCGGCGGCCTTCGGTGTCCAGGGCGAGCGAGGTCTGCTGGCGTTCCCCACTCCGACCGCCCTGCTCGCTCCGGAGTTCGAGGCCCTGCGCTCGGCGATCGGGATCACCAACGCGCGAGCGCGGACGGTGCGTGCCGTCGCTGCGGCCTTCGCTGCGGGTCCGGTGCTGGACCGCGCGGGTGATCGGGCGCAGCAGCGGCGTGTCCTCCTGGCGATCCCGGGTGTCGGGCCGTGGACGGCCGACTACCTCGCGCTGCGGTTCCTCGGCGATCCGGACGCGTTCCCCGCGGGCGATCTCGTGCTGCGGAAGGCGCTCGGCCGGGTGAGCACGGCGGAGGCGGAGGCCGCGTCGCAGGCGTGGCGACCGCACCGCGCGTACGCGGCGTTCCACCTCTGGGCGAGCACCGGAGCGGTCTGA
- a CDS encoding zinc-binding dehydrogenase: MQATRVSSGDTVLVHGASGAVGTLAVQLAVTRGARVLGTTSERGEDVVRRFGAEPLRYGAGLADRVRALATNGIDAALDTAGTDEALDASVNLVADRSRIATIAGFEHAARLGGILMLGGGPNADSGTALRDAARPGLLERAGRGELEVVLGPSFPLREAAAALALVESGRARGKVVLLP, from the coding sequence GTGCAGGCGACACGGGTCTCCTCCGGGGACACTGTCCTGGTGCACGGGGCGAGCGGAGCCGTTGGCACGCTCGCAGTGCAGCTCGCCGTCACCCGTGGCGCGCGGGTGCTGGGCACGACGAGCGAGCGCGGTGAGGACGTCGTCCGCCGGTTCGGTGCCGAGCCACTCCGCTACGGCGCCGGTTTGGCGGATCGTGTGCGAGCCCTGGCGACCAACGGCATCGACGCGGCACTCGACACGGCGGGCACGGACGAGGCACTGGACGCCTCCGTCAACCTCGTCGCCGACCGTTCTCGCATCGCGACCATCGCCGGATTCGAGCATGCCGCTCGCCTCGGCGGGATCCTCATGCTCGGCGGCGGACCGAACGCCGACTCCGGGACCGCTCTGCGTGACGCGGCCCGGCCCGGACTGCTGGAGCGGGCCGGCCGCGGCGAGCTGGAGGTCGTACTCGGCCCGTCCTTCCCGCTGCGGGAGGCGGCTGCGGCGCTCGCCCTCGTCGAGTCGGGCCGCGCGCGCGGCAAGGTGGTGCTGCTCCCCTGA
- a CDS encoding MarR family winged helix-turn-helix transcriptional regulator: MEEVTLKRPGGFWHSGEATEPGAVEVLAAMRAFRTAEAAMRRRTRGSLGLGENDLLAVQFLMRRQQKGVHVSPKDLASYLGISSASTTVLIDRLVTSGHVVREPHPSDRRAIRIVATPTSHREVRETLDEMHRRMLEAAETLNPSEAGTVIRFLQTMRDIVERPADSPSIDAAHELLGEPIGDYADGVLEQRRA, translated from the coding sequence ATGGAAGAGGTCACGCTGAAGCGACCCGGGGGCTTCTGGCACTCGGGTGAAGCGACCGAGCCGGGCGCGGTGGAGGTCCTCGCCGCGATGCGCGCCTTTCGCACGGCGGAAGCCGCGATGCGCCGTCGGACCCGCGGATCACTGGGCCTGGGCGAGAACGACCTTCTGGCCGTGCAGTTCCTGATGCGGCGCCAGCAGAAGGGCGTGCACGTCAGCCCGAAGGACCTCGCTTCTTACCTCGGCATTTCCTCGGCCTCGACGACCGTGCTCATTGATCGGTTGGTCACGAGCGGTCACGTCGTGCGCGAGCCCCATCCGAGCGATCGCCGCGCCATCCGCATCGTCGCCACGCCCACGTCGCACCGCGAGGTCCGCGAGACTCTCGACGAGATGCACCGTCGCATGCTCGAAGCGGCCGAGACCTTGAACCCGAGCGAAGCCGGTACGGTCATCCGCTTCCTCCAGACCATGCGCGACATCGTCGAGCGCCCCGCGGATAGCCCGTCGATCGACGCCGCACACGAACTCCTGGGCGAACCGATCGGCGACTACGCCGACGGCGTGCTGGAGCAGCGCCGCGCCTGA
- a CDS encoding DUF4180 domain-containing protein: MRIETRQGVPLLLVDDDGGALSTPEDAIALIGETYGSDVETIVVPVGRLDAEFLHLRSGIAGEFVQKFVLYGKRLVILGDVSGPVAESSAVQAFVAESNRGDHLWFTADLDGLDARLHSSNTATEPGADGRVEPTPGPAR, from the coding sequence ATGAGAATCGAGACCCGCCAGGGCGTCCCCCTCCTGCTCGTCGACGACGACGGGGGCGCGCTCTCGACCCCCGAGGACGCCATCGCGCTCATCGGCGAGACCTACGGGAGCGACGTCGAGACGATCGTGGTTCCCGTCGGCCGGCTCGACGCCGAATTCCTCCACCTGCGCTCCGGGATCGCGGGCGAGTTCGTGCAGAAGTTCGTCCTGTACGGCAAGCGGCTCGTGATCCTCGGCGACGTGAGCGGACCCGTGGCGGAGTCGAGCGCTGTGCAGGCCTTCGTCGCCGAATCGAATCGCGGCGACCATCTCTGGTTCACCGCCGACCTCGACGGACTCGACGCTCGCCTCCACAGCTCCAACACCGCGACCGAGCCCGGCGCCGACGGCAGAGTGGAGCCGACGCCCGGCCCCGCCCGCTGA
- a CDS encoding metallophosphoesterase family protein — MPLLQPGPNGAPPALGGPVRLLLLADTHLPKRAKALPDEVWQEIDEADLVVHAGDWVDEATLDALEQRASLLLAVWGNNDPEALRARLPAVAHARVAGLDLRVVHETGPATGRETRADAAFPGADVLIFGHSHIPWDSVSPAGLRLLNPGSPTDRRRQPACTYLTAVAEDGALREVRLSSLPQRVQTVRSGGARGSQSSEVGLSSPG; from the coding sequence ATGCCCCTGCTCCAGCCCGGCCCCAACGGCGCACCGCCCGCGCTCGGGGGACCGGTCCGCCTCCTCCTGCTCGCCGACACGCACCTGCCGAAGCGGGCGAAGGCTCTCCCCGACGAGGTGTGGCAGGAGATCGACGAGGCCGACCTGGTCGTGCACGCTGGCGACTGGGTCGACGAAGCGACGCTCGACGCACTGGAGCAGCGGGCGTCGCTCCTCCTGGCCGTCTGGGGCAACAACGATCCGGAGGCTCTGCGCGCCCGCCTGCCCGCGGTCGCGCACGCGCGCGTCGCCGGGCTCGATCTCCGTGTGGTGCACGAGACCGGACCGGCGACCGGGCGCGAGACCCGCGCCGATGCCGCATTCCCGGGCGCTGACGTGCTGATCTTCGGCCACAGCCACATACCCTGGGACTCCGTCTCGCCGGCCGGTCTACGACTGCTCAACCCGGGCTCCCCGACGGATCGTCGGCGCCAACCCGCCTGCACGTACCTGACCGCCGTCGCTGAGGACGGTGCCCTCCGCGAGGTGCGCCTGAGCTCGCTCCCGCAGCGAGTACAAACCGTTCGGAGCGGCGGCGCAAGGGGGTCACAGAGCAGTGAGGTCGGCCTAAGCTCACCTGGATGA